One genomic region from Halorussus rarus encodes:
- a CDS encoding VOC family protein codes for MSAITFFATTDLERIVEFYTGTVGATVWLEQPDCTILKYDNQLLGFCERETADTEGIVTFVYPDREGVDEMFEVLADRVREEPHENDRYDIYQFFAEDPDGRAVEFQTFLHPTDEV; via the coding sequence ATGAGCGCCATCACCTTCTTCGCCACGACCGACCTGGAGCGCATCGTCGAGTTCTACACCGGGACCGTCGGTGCGACCGTCTGGCTCGAGCAGCCCGACTGCACGATCCTGAAGTACGACAACCAGCTCCTGGGCTTCTGCGAGCGCGAGACCGCCGACACCGAGGGCATCGTGACGTTCGTCTACCCCGACCGCGAGGGCGTCGACGAGATGTTCGAGGTACTCGCGGACCGTGTCCGCGAGGAACCGCACGAGAACGACCGGTACGACATCTACCAGTTCTTCGCCGAGGACCCGGACGGGCGTGCGGTGGAGTTCCAGACGTTCCTCCACCCGACCGACGAGGTGTAG